DNA from Triticum aestivum cultivar Chinese Spring chromosome 7D, IWGSC CS RefSeq v2.1, whole genome shotgun sequence:
aggaggccggggcggcAACGAGATGAAGGACGGCGGGGACGAGGTGGCGAACTGGAGGAGGGCCGCAGCGGGAACTTGGCGTCCATGGCGTCGGCTGGAGGAGTCCATCCATGGCGCTGCTCATGCGTATCTGCGAGAGAGAGGTGCATGAGAGAGAAAGAAATcgagagagggaggagaagaagacaGAGAGGAGGAGCAGAGGTCCTGGAGGCCGGCGATGGGGATGCTCCGGCTAGTGGCATCGAGGTGATGGAGCTCGTGCTCCTGGACGACGGGAGGTTGGAGAGGAAGGGCGCGGTCCTGCTGGAGGTCGCCGACGGTTCGACGGGGATGGCCAGAGGTGTGAGCTGCGCGAGGTCGGGGTAGAGGAGGAAGGGGCACAGACGGCTTGGATCGATGGAAGGTCAGCGGCGCGAGGATGTCCTGGAGTTGGACGCGGTCGAGGGAGCTGGCTGCTCGGGGCTTCGGAGTGGAGGCCGCGGCTGTGGTTGGCTCGATTGGATGGAGGAGGAGATGGATGGTTCGGTGGTGGCTGGATTTGGATCGGGCAagatcccgaggaaggaggagcCTTGTCCTAGCGCACTGGTTGGCCTGGTGGAGAGATCGAGGAGAGGCAGGTAGGGTGGCGGCGGTGAAGAGGATTTGGATGGATTGGACATGCTAGGGCTAGGGTTTGACTGCCTATATATATACGAAATGGGTGATGATTTGGATCCTCCGATCACGATCGGACGGTCCGGAATAaaataggttagggagtccaattaagaaaacggagttgttatatagatgtttggggataatccggacccaacggtgatgactgagcaggTCGGGTTCGGGGAAATCTCGGACGTGCACGAGGAGGTCAGTGCACTGTGCAGAAAGGGCCAAACGGCCGGACCACAAAAGAACGGCTGGACTGAGAAAGGTCaacggaggcgatgaagaagcggcaactacgaacggaccacgagttttatgaaaacatgcggatgcaatgcggatgatgcgatgatgaatgcaacaaacaaataaatcacaCGACAACAATgaaataactggaaggcttctggagcgtcggtcttggggcgttacattaACGAACTGACTCACCACAGCTAAATTGATCTGAACTCAGATCAATGGATCACAAGGAAAAATTACTCAGACTAATGGATGTTTTAGCCATTCCTATGTTGAAGCACTAGATGTGCAAGTGCCACCTGCCATTTTCAGTATCCCTTCACCTCGATCAAGCTGCACCCTGCATTTTTCTTGACACTGGGGTGTGCCATCTTGCTCCTTACTCTTAATACATCCTCCCATCGACTTGCAGTTGCATACACATTAGACATGAGCAAATCCACATCAGGAATTTGGTAGCCTTGCTTGCCTATTCGTTTGGTCAGCCTTTCGCTCATCTCGACATTGCCTTGAGCCTTGCAAGCAGTGAGGAGTGCACCAAACAGTGGCATAGCGTCCTTGTCAATTGGTATATCCTTGATCAACTTCTCAGCTTCATCAAGTTGACCAGCACGACCTAAAAGATTGACAAGGCAACTATAATGTTCAACTCTTGGTCGTATCCGATAAACCTCCTTCATGGCACGAAACTGTTTCCgcccttcatcaaccaagccaccATGGCAACATGCACTCAGCACCCCAATGAAGGTAACGCTGTCAGGCTTAGCATTGCTTTTCTCCATACCCTCAAACAATTCGAGGGCTCTACCTGCCTGACCATTTGTGGCCAGGCCGCAGATAATGGCAGTCCAAGCCGTAGTGTCTCTGCCTTGCATTCGTTCAAAGACCTCCACCGACTTCTCTACATGCCCACACTTGGCATACATGTCGATCAATGCCGTGCCAAGAACTGCATCAAGCTTCATCTTCTTACCTTCAGCAAGCTGGTGGATCCATTCACCTTGATCGAGCGCGCCAAGATTGGCACAGCATGTCAGGAGAGTGACAACAGTGAACCTGTCTGGCTCAACTTGATGCATTAGCATGTCTCGAAACAACGACAATGCCTCCACGAAGCATCCATGTTGTGCATACGCGTTGATCATAGCAGTCCACATAATTAGATCCTTCTCTGTGCACTGGTGGAAGAGTAATCTCGCCTTGTCCACCTGTCCGGCAAAGGCATATCCAGACAcaagtatagtccaagaaatgaTGTTCCTCGACGGCATTTTCTCGAACAGCTTCACCGCCTCTTCCAAGCAGCCATTCTTCATGTACATGTCCAGCAGTGCATTTGCAACTGGGAGGCTGAACCCAGTGACTCCATCCATGTAGGCATGAATTCTCCTTCCTAAGCTCAGATCACCGGCTCTGGAGCACGCGGTGAGTGCGGTCAACAGCGTGACCCTATCGGGCGTTAGACCGCCCCTTTCCATCTCCTCAGCCAAAGCAACCGCTTCTGTGTTTCGGCCGCGCCTGACATAGCACCTGATCATCATATTCCACACGACCAGCGCCCTCTgcggcatttcatcgaacaccttccgCGCGACTTCCGGGCGGTCCACCGTCGTGTACATGTCCATGAGCGAGCTCGCGGTGTAGGCATCCCACCGGAAACCGGTCTTCAGGGCCGCCGCGTGCGCCTTGCGTCCCTCGACCGGTAGCTTGAGGGCACCGATGGCCCTGAACACGAACGGGTAGGTGAAGCTGTCCGCCACGAGGCCGCGCCCGCGGAGGTCGTAGTAGACCGCCATGACACGGGCGTAGCTGCCGCGCCTCGCGAGGGTCCTGATCAGCAGGTTGCATTCGCGCCGCGGCATGCCGCGGTGGCGCGCCGTCGCCATCCTGGGCGTGTGGCGTCGACGCGGGACGCGTGGAGGCGCGCGCGGGCCGGCCAAGATGGAATACTTTTAGTAGCCAGGTGCCGTGTACAGATAGCAGTGAGCGATAAGAAGCCCCCGCGGAGTTGGGAGAAACGATGGCTCCTGACATGGGTGGGCGGGTGGTCGTGGTGGTGGGAGGGAGCGTGGCGGGCCTGGCCTGCGCGCACGCGGTGGCGGGGGCGGGGTGGAAGGCGGTGGTGTTGGAGAAGGCGGCGGGCCCGGCGGCCGGAGGCGGCACGGGCGCCGGGCTGGGCCTGGATGCGCAGTCTATGGAGACCCTCGCCCGCTGGATCCCCGAGTGGGGTCTCGACGCGGCCACGCTGCCGCTCGCCGTCGACCTGGTAAGCCCGTCCGTCCTCCCCGGTAAATCGCAAGCTTggcttcttccttttcttttccttttttattatCGCAGCTTGGCTTCTTTGTTTTCCTTGCGGGCATAGGTTGAGTACCCCTGTTGCTGCCGCAGAACATGGCAACGGACAGCGAGACGAAGGCGGCGCGGACTCTGACGAGGGACGAGGGCTTCAACTTCCGCGCGGCGCACTGGGGCGAGCTGCACCGGCGGCTTCACGAGGCTCTGCCGGCCGCGGTGACCGTCCACTGGGGCCACCAGTTCCTTTCGTTCGAGGTTTCGGACACGGACGGCCATGGTGGCAAACGCGGCGGGGTCGTCGCGACGGCTCGCCTGCTCGGAACCGGAGAAACGGTGGAGGTCGCCGGGGATTTGCTGGTCGCAGCGGATGGCTGCACTTCGTCGATCCGACGGCGCTTCCTCCCTGACCTCAAGCTCAGGTGAGTTACAAATTTCGTCGACACCTATGATCTGGCAGCAATTTAGGAGACAACAAAGAATAAGAATCTCACATTTCAGTAGTTGATCAGCTCGTTCTTAGGACATTAGTTCATCAGGGACGACACCTTTCTTGTTTTTTGCGGCCAATGTGCAGGTACTCCGGGTACTGCGCGTGGCGAGGCGTGTTCGATTTCACCGGGAAGGAAAGCTCTGATATCATCACCGGCATCCGAAGAGCGTACCCAGAGCTCGGCAGCTGCCTGTACTTCGATCTGGCCGAAAAGACTCACGCCGTGCTCTACGAGTTGCCCGGGAACAGGCTCAACTGGCTCTGGTACATCAACGGCCCAGAGCCAGAGCTCACGGTAATGGCGATCCCTTGTATGCTTGTCCAGTTGCTAACCACTGATGACGTGTTTCTCTGACGGACTGGGTGATCGGTCGGGTTGTGACTAATTAACAGGGGAGCTCTGTGACGATGAAGGTGAGCGACGCCACGCTCGCAGGGATGCAGGACGACGCCGAGCGCGTCTGGTCGCCGGAGCTGGCGCGGCTGATCAGGGAAACAGCAGAACCGTTCGTGAACGTGATCTACGACGCGGACCCGCTGCCGCGGCTGCCGTGGGCGGGCGGTAGCGTGGCGCTGGTCGGCGACGCGGCGCACCCGACCACCCCGCACGGGCTGCGGAGCACCAACATGTCCGTCCACGACGCCCGCGTGCTCGGGGAGTGCCTCGGGAGGTGGGGGGAGACGCCGCCGCCACGCGCTATGGACGAGTACGAGGCCGCGCGGCTGCCGGTCGTGGCGGCGCAGGTGCTGCACGCCCGCAGGCTCGGGCGGCTCAAACAGGGCCTGCCGGTGGAGGACGGTGACACGGGGGCGTTCGacgcgagggcggcgacggcggaggaggCTTTGATGCTGCGGCAGAGGGGCATGCCGTATTTTGGCGGTGCGCCAACTGTAGATGGCGGTAGTTTGTGAATTACTATGTACTTCTGAATTGTTATGCTGAACCTGCTGTTTTTCTTTCCATGGTAATAAGTGTCTAGTAAAGATCATAGTAGTAGAAGTCACGTATACATTGatctgacaaaactgaaaagacagcagaacgttagcctttagagcatctccaacggtcGCACAAAAATCTCGCGCCCAATAAAAGTTATAGCGCGCCATTTTAGCACTTTTAGTGCGCCGGGACCAATATTGCTTTAGCAGACGCCTAAAGACACGCGCCCAAAAGGCAGAcagtgcaaattgtgaagcgcgcgCAATCCGGAGCCCAAAATATGCTGCGCGCGATAGCGTTTTTCAGCGCGCGCCCAAAACTTTTTAGCGCTACAGCTTCTGCTGGAGCCGTTGGGCGCCCAAAAAAACGAATTTTTAGTGTGCGGAGCTCTTtttgggcgcctgttggagatgctcttacacaaAGGAACATCAGCCGATTGCATAAGACCCGCGGTAGCAATAGAACGGGGAAAGTATATAGAAAAGACAGTTCTTTTCAATTTCGATTATCTATATATTAGTTCATTTCTatttctagaagaaggaaaaaTTACAATCAAGACCGAAGAATTCTTTAAGATTGACACCAATGCATGTCACATGCCTCTGGTACCACCACAACATccactaaaggaaaaataaaaatgacGAATCACTGactgagtcctggattagggggtggtCGGCACGTCGGGCACCGGTCCTTTGGGCTGGGCCGAGGAGCCCCCTAAACCCATCATTTGGTGGGCCTCGTTCGTCTGGTCCAAGAATGACGGGAAGGAATGATCCGAAGACTTTGTGTGTACTCCAAGATCTTGAGGTAGTCCACGACACATTTACCCCCAGATTCAACCGACTTATTTGTAAACCTAAGcaccccggtgtctatataaaccgaggtaCCAGGCCCGTAGAGGACACATTCATTCTCGTATGATCGTGCGGTAGATCACCTGTAGTCTGTACCCTATCCACAATCAATACAATaaagcatgacatagggtttttGTCGGTGTCTAGGAACCAGACATTAGGGTATGTGCAAACAACCCCTTGTGAGTTCGGCCGGGGACTGAACAAAAGCTACCTTGGCTGTCAAAGGTCCGGGAAAGAGATGAAACAAAGTAAAGCACACCGGAGCTACTAGGTTCGGGCCaccatctaggtgtaataccctactcctgcctaTAGATGATATTGTTGTGTTCTAGACGAACAAGCTACAATGTGTATGGTAGATTGCAAATGATTTGACCCCTTTGCTAGATTTTATTTGCCTCCTATTTATACTATACTTGGTCCTCCCCTTATCCAACGAGGGGTTGCCACATGTCCAGCACGAatggaggagagaggggagggTCGTCCGTACCAGCCTGACACGATGAGGCGCGGCATGCTCGCCCATGCCGCGCTGGCTGCTACATGACGCTCCTGTTGCAGCACACCGAGTAGGTGAGTCCTCAGTTGTCACTGTTGATGACCTTGGGGATGGTGCGCCTCGCTGACACCCAAAGTCAAAAGGTGGACACGTTGTGTCCTAtctcagtgatgacccacaagtataggggatcaattgtagtcctttcgataactaagagtgtcgaacccaacgaggagcagaaggaaatgacaagtgattttcagcaaggtattttttacaagcactgaaatagtcggtaacaggtaatttgatagcaagataattttgtAACAAGTAAGTAACGGtgatggtaaataaagtgcagcaagatagcccaatccttttgtggcaaaggacaggccaaaccggtctcttataataagcaaagtgttcttgagggcacacgggaatttcatctagtcattttcatcatgttggtttgatttgtgttcgctactttgatatgtgggtggaccggtgcttgggtgatgttcttacttgaacaaacctcccacttatgattaaccccttcgcaagaatccgcaactacgataaaagtattaagataaaatctaaccatagcattaaacatttggatccaaatcggtcccttacgaagtagcgcataaactagggtttaagcttctgtcactctagcaacccatcatctaataactactccacaatgcattcccttaggcccaaatatggtgaagtgccatgcagtcgacgttcacatgacaccactaagggaatcacaacatacatatcatcaaaatatcgaacacatatcaagttcacatgattacttgcaacatgacttctcccatgaccttaagaactaaagtaactactcacaaaatgatattcatgatcaagatcagaggggtattaaatagcataatggatctgaacatataatcttccaccaaataaaccagatagtaatcaactacaagatgtaatcaacactactagtcacccacagttACCAATCTGAAGTTTCGGttcaaagattgaacacaagagatgaactatggtttgagaggagatggtgctgttgaagatgttgatggagattggcctcccaaagatgagagggttgttggtgatgacgatggcttcgatttctccctccgggagggaagttcccccgacggaatcgctctgccggagggcaaaagtgctcctgcccaagttccgcctcgagacggcggcgctccgtcccgaaagtcctttatttatttattttctaggtcaaaatgacttatataccagaagacgggcaccggaggtgggctgagctggccacaacccaccagggcgcgcctggggggcttggcgcgccctggtgtcttgtggtcaccaggtgccccctccggtagttatttgctccagtatttttttatatattttaaaataattctctgtaaattttcagctcatttggagatgtgcagaataggtatctctgacgtaacttttccaggtccagaattccagttgccgacattcgtcctctttgtgtaaaccttgcatattatgagataaaagacatttagaattactccataaaacattatcatgcataaaaacattataaataaaagTAGGAAATTATGAtgcaaatggatgtatcaactcccccaagcttagacctcacttgttctcaagcgaaaaaccgatatcgaaaaacatgtccacatgcttagagagagaggtgtcgataagaacaaaatacagacatagtagcatcatgcttattatcataacagcaacaaactttatcataaaacttttatcaaattacttttatcatataacttctcaggaacaagtaacaattcatcacaacatcaaagtataaagcataaactctattgaaagccaacaaactatgttctcagtaaactttgcaactacaattcatcatattttcaggaagggtctcgtatcggagccttttggcaagtccacatactcaaccatcatttaatcttctatgattgctaacagtcacagcatacccatgagcaaaaagtttcaaccagacacatataaagataggggcttatagttttgcctcccaacgtattcacctcaaaggtcatgtcaacaataataacgcatgctcactcatatccaactggatatatgtgcctagatctttcctcatcacatgatgcttgcaaaaagagaaaataaaatggaatagggaagaatactttgactctcgcataaaaagtaaatacataaaggtaaaagataggccctttgcagagggaagcagaggttgccatgcgctttttggtttgtatgccaaatcccttaatgcaaaagaacgtcacgttatatttccccttatgatagcaacctttattatgcagtccgtcgcttttattactttgccatcacaagttcatacaacgctcaattttctcttacactaaatgatcaaacacatttagaagcaatttttattgccttattgcatcgatgacaacttagttgaaggatcttactcaatccatacgtAGGTATGGTAGACTCTCAAAATATGAGTTTGGGtttagggtttttggatgcacaagtagtatctctacttagtgcggaattttggctagcaaagatattgagcaagaaccacatgttgaaggatctatgacaatataacttctatgtgtatatgaacaaacataaatcattacgttgtcttccttgtctaacgtcAATAATTTTGACATATactatttaatgggggctcacaatcataaaagatgtctaagatagtgtatttgcatatgaatcttctcttcccttattaattctttcatgaattgcatcattgaccaatgctatgtttgtcaatcttcaataaattttaccacttatacttttccttatgtgatgtcagtacttaccataagattagcatatgatcttttttttcatttatttccttttatttgattggaacataaaagtaaagaagcaaaagctcaaactaaactttattatattactctcactcgattacatagatagatagatcacgaaactaATACTCGAAGATAGATCATGCTAAAATTTTATTCAACTAATTCATGATATAactaaagatcaaactaaaataggTAAAggcaataaaagtgatggtgatccgatactggggcatctcccccaagcttggaaaaagccaaggggagtgcccatacccatgtactcaagtctcctttggtggggaagatgatgatggtggtggtgatgaggtagtagaGAGTTTATCTTCCGGCCTCCATGGCAGTGgatcaccatcataagaggaagcacgagtctcacgagtcctgcaactggcagctaaactcatacctttaaatcttgcctcatattcaaatacttgattttggagatcatagatttggctttgcagaaaaaaaattgctcgttgagggtgaagacgatgtccttcatagaCCGGCCATCCACCTTGTGATCACGGGTGAAATCTgtaatcatgaggtgattggcattgagtccacgctccaccatccctttgcACTTGAAGACCTCccgctccatagcttcaagcctggcctccacagTTCCGTCTTCTTGGGCCCTTGAACATCCcagatgtggagcaccccctcacgcatctcaatggtttgagggtgcttCATCACCTCTGACAAGTAGGGGTTGATTACCcactcgaagaacttgtccttggaggagctcggTGCGGCCATggcaatctagatctgtcagaaaatagCAAGAAACAAGAACAGAAGATTTCTTCGTGATATGATGGTTAAtacgttcggggggtatataaagatttttttatcttgggaaggAAGCAAACGGAaggaaaacggagtcgggaaggttcccaaggggggcacaacccacctggacgcgccaggaagggcaggcgcgccctggtgtatcgtgcccacctcggttgccttcctggttgtttcttattttcttaatttttctaatattccaaaactgacagacaatagttttgcggattttttggagtctgtttacttatcgtatcatgtacctcctctttttcaggaTTCTGGAGTATTCtgaaaggtttcttttatgtgttcctctggtgtcatggtttggataatattactttcaacattaataggcgtacctaagatatagtgtttaattctttgcccattgaccacctttgggttagtacctttggcattattaatcttgatagctctagagcgataaacctcttcgataatatatggtccttcccatttggaaataagttttcctgcaaagaatctaaaatgagagttgtacaaaagaacatattctccaactttgaattcccgcttttggattcttttgtcatgccatcttttaactttttctttgaatagtttggcattttcataagcttgggttctccattcatctagtgagctaatatcaaataacctcttttcaccggaaagtttgaaatcatagttgagttctttaattgcccaatatgctttatgttttaactcaagaggcaaatgacaagcttttccataaaccattttatatggagacatacccataggatttttataagctattctgtaggcccaaagtgcatcatctattagaccaattctttcaggacctattgacagtttttataatattaactttatttctctattgctaagttcaacttgaccactagattaaggatgatagggtgatgcaattctatggttaacatcatatttagcaagcattttacggaaagcaccatgaataaagtgtgaaccaccatcagtaattaaatatctagggactccaaaccttgcgaaaataacttctttaagcattttaatggaagtgttatgatcagcactactagttggaatagcttatgcccacttagtaacataatcaacagcaaccaaaatatgtgtatacccattagaggaaggaaaaggtcccatataatcaaaaccctaaacatcaaatggttcaacaacaagtgaataattcataggcatttcctggcgcttaccaatattacctattctttggcattcatcacaagacaaggcaaacttacgggcatccttaaaaagagtaggtcaataaaaaaccagattgtagtaccttatgcgcagttctatctcctgcatgatgtcctccataggcttcggagtgacatttccgtaggatttgttcctattcacgctcgggtacacaacgtctaataataccatctattcttctgtataaagatgtgggtcatcccaaaagtaatgtcttaaatcatagaagaattttttattttgttggtatgtgaaactaggtggtataaatttagcaacaatataattagcatagtcagcataccaaggagtatcaTGAGAagcatttattgcagctagttgttcatcaggaaaactatcatcgataggtagtgggtcatcaataatattttctaacctagacaagttattagctagggggttcttagctcctttcctatcagtaatatgtaaatcaaattcttgtaacaagagaacccacctaatgagtgtaggtttagcatctttcttttccataagatattttatagcagcatgatcagtgtgaacatttactttggaatcaacaatgtaagatctgaatttatcacaagcaaaaacaactgctaaaaattctttttcagtagtagcataatttttgcggcactatctagagttttgctagcataatggataacatttaatttcttatcaattctttgtcctagaacagcaccaacaacataatcactagcatcacacataatttcaaaaggcaagttccaatcaggtggttgaacaataggtgcagtagttaaggctttcttaagtgtttccaaggcttctacacaatcatcatcaaaaacaaatggaacatcattttgtaaaagattagtaagaggcctagacattttagagaagtctttaataaacctcctatggaaaccagcaagaccaaggaaactacgaatacctttgatatctttaggacatggcacaacgtctaataataccatctactccttctttataaagatgtgtgggtcatcccaaaagtaatgtcttaaatcatagaagaattttttcttttgttggtatgtgaaactaggtggtatatatttagcaacaatgtatttagcgtagtcaacataccaaggagtattatgagaaacatttattgcagctagttgttcatcaggaaaactatcatcaataagtagtgggtcatcaagaatattttccaacctagacaagttatctgctatggggttctcagctcctttccaatcagtgatatgtaaatcaaattcttgtagcaagagaacccacctaatgagtctaggtttatcatctttcttttccataagatattttatagcagcatgatcagtgtgaacaattactttggaatcaacaatttaagatctaaatttatcacaagcaaacacaacttctaaaaattatttttcagtagtagcataatt
Protein-coding regions in this window:
- the LOC123165593 gene encoding pentatricopeptide repeat-containing protein At1g31430, with the translated sequence MATARHRGMPRRECNLLIRTLARRGSYARVMAVYYDLRGRGLVADSFTYPFVFRAIGALKLPVEGRKAHAAALKTGFRWDAYTASSLMDMYTTVDRPEVARKVFDEMPQRALVVWNMMIRCYVRRGRNTEAVALAEEMERGGLTPDRVTLLTALTACSRAGDLSLGRRIHAYMDGVTGFSLPVANALLDMYMKNGCLEEAVKLFEKMPSRNIISWTILVSGYAFAGQVDKARLLFHQCTEKDLIMWTAMINAYAQHGCFVEALSLFRDMLMHQVEPDRFTVVTLLTCCANLGALDQGEWIHQLAEGKKMKLDAVLGTALIDMYAKCGHVEKSVEVFERMQGRDTTAWTAIICGLATNGQAGRALELFEGMEKSNAKPDSVTFIGVLSACCHGGLVDEGRKQFRAMKEVYRIRPRVEHYSCLVNLLGRAGQLDEAEKLIKDIPIDKDAMPLFGALLTACKAQGNVEMSERLTKRIGKQGYQIPDVDLLMSNVYATASRWEDVLRVRSKMAHPSVKKNAGCSLIEVKGY
- the LOC123165594 gene encoding aurachin C monooxygenase/isomerase, coding for MAPDMGGRVVVVVGGSVAGLACAHAVAGAGWKAVVLEKAAGPAAGGGTGAGLGLDAQSMETLARWIPEWGLDAATLPLAVDLNMATDSETKAARTLTRDEGFNFRAAHWGELHRRLHEALPAAVTVHWGHQFLSFEVSDTDGHGGKRGGVVATARLLGTGETVEVAGDLLVAADGCTSSIRRRFLPDLKLRYSGYCAWRGVFDFTGKESSDIITGIRRAYPELGSCLYFDLAEKTHAVLYELPGNRLNWLWYINGPEPELTGSSVTMKVSDATLAGMQDDAERVWSPELARLIRETAEPFVNVIYDADPLPRLPWAGGSVALVGDAAHPTTPHGLRSTNMSVHDARVLGECLGRWGETPPPRAMDEYEAARLPVVAAQVLHARRLGRLKQGLPVEDGDTGAFDARAATAEEALMLRQRGMPYFGGAPTVDGGSL